The following are encoded together in the Hemicordylus capensis ecotype Gifberg chromosome 4, rHemCap1.1.pri, whole genome shotgun sequence genome:
- the RNF139 gene encoding E3 ubiquitin-protein ligase RNF139 isoform X1: MAAPGPPRPPSLRLRAGVEVVLRVPSLFLIDAIFNSSPMFPGDSLWVGLLGGLLRLMGVFVFSAVLVLSQRALFKFYMISSAFLLAATSVLVNYYAFLHINFHSAYYTTAFGVQLLPHKGPSLWMALSVLQLAFGIGYVALLNIQSVYSQLIILDLLIPIAGLIIDLPLHIRQILVFTSGLILTLYTLAILVSKLKRFYYSARYVYLLIRHMYRIYGLQLLMEDTWKRIRFPAVLRVFWLTRLTAQGVVLMYVVRMAETDPDKKFYMISWDSFWELLCSLIISGCDSTLTVLGMSAVISSVAHYLGLGILAFIGSTDEDDKRLGFVAPVLFFILALQTGLSGLKPEERLVRLSRNMCLLLTAVLHFIHGMTDPVLMSLSASHVSSFRRHFPVLFVSACLFILPILLSYILWHHYALNTWLFAVTAFCVELCLKVIVSITVYVLFMIDGYYNVLWEKLDDYVYYVRSTGNIIEFIFGVVMFGNGAYTMIFESGSKIRACMMCLHAYFNIYLQARNGWKTFINRRTAVKKINSLPEVKGERLHEIDDVCAICYHEFTTSARITPCNHYFHALCLRKWLYIQDTCPMCHQKVYIEDKESGNVSNNNGFVALDENELNENPVQEAADADAENELNENNDSTESEEEEETENSTQSAVTVPEEHSEH; encoded by the coding sequence gtgTCTTTGTATTCAGTGCTGTTCTGGTTCTGTCACAAAGAGCACTTTTCAAGTTTTATATGATCAGCTCTGCTTTTCTGCTAGCCGCAACATCAGTGTTGGTGAACTATTACGCTTTTTTGCACATAAACTTCCACAGTGCCTATTACACAACAGCTTTTGGAGTTCAGCTCCTTCCTCATAAAGGACCTTCCCTCTGGATGGCGCTCTCTGTTCTTCAGCTTGCCTTTGGAATTGGCTACGTTGCACTGTTAAATATCCAGTCTGTATACTCTCAACTGATTATACTGGATTTATTGATTCCTATTGCAGGCTTAATCATTGACTTACCTTTACACATCAGGCAAATCTTAGTCTTTACCTCAGGCTTAATCTTGACATTGTATACCCTGGCCATTTTAGTTTCTAAATTGAAAAGATTTTATTACTCTGCACGATATGTCTACCTTCTTATAAGGCACATGTATCGCATCTACGGATTACAATTGCTGATGGAAGATACGTGGAAAAGGATTCGTTTTCCAGCCGTATTGCGTGTCTTTTGGCTAACAAGACTGACGGCCCAAGGTGTTGTGCTAATGTACGTTGTCAGAATGGCAGAAACGGATCCAGACAAGAAATTCTACATGATTTCTTGGGACAGTTTTTGGGAACTACTTTGCAGCCTTATCATCAGTGGGTGTGATTCTACTTTAACTGTACTAGGCATGAGTGCTGTAATTTCTTCTGTGGCGCATTATCTAGGGCTTGGTATCTTGGCCTTTATTGGGTCTACTGATGAAGATGACAAGAGGCTTGGTTTTGTGGCaccagttttgttttttattttggccCTGCAGACTGGTTTAAGTGGACTAAAGCCAGAAGAAAGACTAGTACGCTTGAGTCGAAACATGTGCCTTTTGCTGACTGCAGTCCTGCATTTTATCCATGGAATGACAGACCCTGTCCTAATGTCTCTGAGTGCCTCCCACGTGTCCTCGTTTCGCAGACACTTCCCTGTGCTCTTTGTTTCAGCTTGCCTCTTTATTCTTCCAATTTTGCTCAGTTATATCCTTTGGCACCACTATGCACTAAATACGTGGCTGTTTGCTGTTACAGCATTCTGTGTGGAACTCTGCCTGAAGGTTATAGTTTCTATCACTGTGTATGTACTGTTCATGATTGATGGCTACTATAATGTCCTATGGGAAAAGCTTGATGACTATGTCTACTATGTTCGATCAACGGGCAATATTATTGAGTTTATATTTGGAGTAGTAATGTTTGGGAATGGTGCTTACACCATGATATTTGAATCAGGAAGCAAAATCCGGGCTTGTATGATGTGTCTACATGCCTATTTCAACATCTACCTGCAAGCAAGGAATGGCTGGAAAACCTTTATAAATCGCAGGACAGCTGTTAAGAAAATTAATTCGCTTCCTGAAGTTAAAGGAGAGCGATTACATGAAATAGATGATGTGTGTGCAATCTGCTATCATGAGTTTACGACATCTGCTCGTATTACTCCGTGTAATCACTACTTCCATGCACTTTGCCTTCGGAAATGGCTCTATATTCAAGACACTTGTCCCATGTGCCACCAAAAAGTTTATATTGAGGATAAGGAGAGCGGTAATGTCTCAAACAACAATGGCTTTGTTGCACTTGATGAAAACGAACTAAATGAAAATCCTGTACAAGAAGcagctgatgctgatgctgaaaatgaactaaatgaaaataATGATAGTACTGAgagcgaggaggaagaggagactgaGAACTCAACGCAGTCTGCGGTCACAGTACCTGAAGAGCACTCCGAGCATTGA
- the RNF139 gene encoding E3 ubiquitin-protein ligase RNF139 isoform X2, whose amino-acid sequence MISSAFLLAATSVLVNYYAFLHINFHSAYYTTAFGVQLLPHKGPSLWMALSVLQLAFGIGYVALLNIQSVYSQLIILDLLIPIAGLIIDLPLHIRQILVFTSGLILTLYTLAILVSKLKRFYYSARYVYLLIRHMYRIYGLQLLMEDTWKRIRFPAVLRVFWLTRLTAQGVVLMYVVRMAETDPDKKFYMISWDSFWELLCSLIISGCDSTLTVLGMSAVISSVAHYLGLGILAFIGSTDEDDKRLGFVAPVLFFILALQTGLSGLKPEERLVRLSRNMCLLLTAVLHFIHGMTDPVLMSLSASHVSSFRRHFPVLFVSACLFILPILLSYILWHHYALNTWLFAVTAFCVELCLKVIVSITVYVLFMIDGYYNVLWEKLDDYVYYVRSTGNIIEFIFGVVMFGNGAYTMIFESGSKIRACMMCLHAYFNIYLQARNGWKTFINRRTAVKKINSLPEVKGERLHEIDDVCAICYHEFTTSARITPCNHYFHALCLRKWLYIQDTCPMCHQKVYIEDKESGNVSNNNGFVALDENELNENPVQEAADADAENELNENNDSTESEEEEETENSTQSAVTVPEEHSEH is encoded by the coding sequence ATGATCAGCTCTGCTTTTCTGCTAGCCGCAACATCAGTGTTGGTGAACTATTACGCTTTTTTGCACATAAACTTCCACAGTGCCTATTACACAACAGCTTTTGGAGTTCAGCTCCTTCCTCATAAAGGACCTTCCCTCTGGATGGCGCTCTCTGTTCTTCAGCTTGCCTTTGGAATTGGCTACGTTGCACTGTTAAATATCCAGTCTGTATACTCTCAACTGATTATACTGGATTTATTGATTCCTATTGCAGGCTTAATCATTGACTTACCTTTACACATCAGGCAAATCTTAGTCTTTACCTCAGGCTTAATCTTGACATTGTATACCCTGGCCATTTTAGTTTCTAAATTGAAAAGATTTTATTACTCTGCACGATATGTCTACCTTCTTATAAGGCACATGTATCGCATCTACGGATTACAATTGCTGATGGAAGATACGTGGAAAAGGATTCGTTTTCCAGCCGTATTGCGTGTCTTTTGGCTAACAAGACTGACGGCCCAAGGTGTTGTGCTAATGTACGTTGTCAGAATGGCAGAAACGGATCCAGACAAGAAATTCTACATGATTTCTTGGGACAGTTTTTGGGAACTACTTTGCAGCCTTATCATCAGTGGGTGTGATTCTACTTTAACTGTACTAGGCATGAGTGCTGTAATTTCTTCTGTGGCGCATTATCTAGGGCTTGGTATCTTGGCCTTTATTGGGTCTACTGATGAAGATGACAAGAGGCTTGGTTTTGTGGCaccagttttgttttttattttggccCTGCAGACTGGTTTAAGTGGACTAAAGCCAGAAGAAAGACTAGTACGCTTGAGTCGAAACATGTGCCTTTTGCTGACTGCAGTCCTGCATTTTATCCATGGAATGACAGACCCTGTCCTAATGTCTCTGAGTGCCTCCCACGTGTCCTCGTTTCGCAGACACTTCCCTGTGCTCTTTGTTTCAGCTTGCCTCTTTATTCTTCCAATTTTGCTCAGTTATATCCTTTGGCACCACTATGCACTAAATACGTGGCTGTTTGCTGTTACAGCATTCTGTGTGGAACTCTGCCTGAAGGTTATAGTTTCTATCACTGTGTATGTACTGTTCATGATTGATGGCTACTATAATGTCCTATGGGAAAAGCTTGATGACTATGTCTACTATGTTCGATCAACGGGCAATATTATTGAGTTTATATTTGGAGTAGTAATGTTTGGGAATGGTGCTTACACCATGATATTTGAATCAGGAAGCAAAATCCGGGCTTGTATGATGTGTCTACATGCCTATTTCAACATCTACCTGCAAGCAAGGAATGGCTGGAAAACCTTTATAAATCGCAGGACAGCTGTTAAGAAAATTAATTCGCTTCCTGAAGTTAAAGGAGAGCGATTACATGAAATAGATGATGTGTGTGCAATCTGCTATCATGAGTTTACGACATCTGCTCGTATTACTCCGTGTAATCACTACTTCCATGCACTTTGCCTTCGGAAATGGCTCTATATTCAAGACACTTGTCCCATGTGCCACCAAAAAGTTTATATTGAGGATAAGGAGAGCGGTAATGTCTCAAACAACAATGGCTTTGTTGCACTTGATGAAAACGAACTAAATGAAAATCCTGTACAAGAAGcagctgatgctgatgctgaaaatgaactaaatgaaaataATGATAGTACTGAgagcgaggaggaagaggagactgaGAACTCAACGCAGTCTGCGGTCACAGTACCTGAAGAGCACTCCGAGCATTGA